Proteins encoded by one window of Xenopus tropicalis strain Nigerian chromosome 6, UCB_Xtro_10.0, whole genome shotgun sequence:
- the sec61b gene encoding protein transport protein Sec61 subunit beta: MPGPAASATNVGASSRSPSKAVAPRTAGSTVRQRKNASSSTRSAGRTTSAGTGGMWRFYTEDSPGLKVGPVPVLVMSLLFIASVFMLHIWGKYTRS, encoded by the exons ATG ccTGGACCAGCAGCAAGCGCTACCAATGTCGGTGCATCTTCGCGATCACCAAGTAAAGCTGTTGCACCCAGAACTGCAGGTTCTACCGTCAGACAAAG aaaaaatgcaaGCAGCAGCACAAGAAGTGCAGGTCGTACCACATCAGCAGGCACAGGAGGCATGTGGCGATTTTACACTGAGGATTCACCGGGTCTTAAAGT CGGGCCAGTTCCAGTGCTGGTGATGAGTCTACTTTTTATTGCATCTGTCTTTATGCTGCATATTTGGGGCAAATACACACGGTCTTAG
- the alg2 gene encoding alpha-1,3/1,6-mannosyltransferase ALG2 (The RefSeq protein has 1 substitution compared to this genomic sequence), translated as MGPSVLFVHPDLGIGGAERLVVDAALALKSRGCHVQVWTSHYDPDHCFSETRDSGIPIRCCGDWLPRSLLGRCHALCAYIRMIFLTLYIVFLSGEEFDVVFCDQVSACIPFFKLARDSKKVLFYCHFPDQLLTQRLSLVKRMYRAPIDWLEEKTTGMADCILVNSYFTSAIFKETFASLAHIEPTVLYPSLNVSNFESTVFEDVSDLFPAKRQNIFLSINRFERKKNLHLALESMCKLRKRLSLLEWERVHLILAGGYDERVLENVEHYVELKESAVKYDISNHVTFLRSFSDEQKRNLLHNAICVLYTPSNEHFGIVPIEAMYMRCPVIAVNSGGPLESVENNVTGFLCSPNPEQFADAMEKFVKNPDLKNRMGESGHIRVKSKFSTEAFSDQIYAHVCKLIH; from the exons ATGGGCCCTTCGGTTCTGTTTGTTCACCCAGACCTCGGCATTGGGGGCGCTGAAAGGCTGGTGGTGGATGCGGCTTTGGCATTGAAGTCCCGTGGCTGTCATGTTCAGGTGTGGACAAGTCATTACGACCCTGATCACTGCTTCTCGGAGACTCGTGATTCCGGTATTCCTATAAGATGTTGTGGAGACTGGCTTCCCCGGAGCTTGCTGGGCAGATGCCATGCACTTTGCGCCTACATACGCATGATCTTCCTCACTCTCTACATAGTATTTCTTAGTGGGGAGCAATTCGATGTAGTATTTTGTGATCAG GTGTCGGCTTGcattcctttttttaaactggCCAGAGATTCAAAGAAAGTacttttttattgccattttcCCGACCAGCTTCTGACTCAGAGGCTATCATTGGTAAAAAGGATGTACAGAGCCCCAATTGATTGGCTGGAAGAAAAAACTACTGGTATGGCAGACTGCATTCTTGTCAACAGCTATTTCACTTCTGCAATTTTCAAAGAAACATTTGCTTCATTAGCTCACATAGAGCCAACTGTTCTCTATCCATCACTAAATGTGAGCAACTTTGAATCAACAGTGTTTGAAGATGTAAGTGACCTTTTTCCTGCAAAAAGACAAAATATATTTCTCTCAATCAATCGatttgaaagaaagaaaaatcttcaTCTTGCTTTGGAATCGATGTGTAAGCTTCGCAAGAGGCTTAGCTTGTTGGAATGGGAACGTGTTCATCTCATATTGGCTGGAGGGTATGATGAGAGAGTATTGGAAAATGTTGAACATTATGTTGAACTCAAAGAAAGTGCTGTCAAATATGACATTAGTAACCATGTTACATTTTTAAGATCCTTTTCAGATGAACAAAAACGTAATCTACTCCATAATGCCATATGTGTTCTTTATACACCAAGCAATGAACATTTTGGAATAGTTCCTATAGAGGCTATGTACATGCGCTGCCCAGTCATAGCTGTTAATTCGGGTGGTCCTTTGGAATCTGTTGAAAATAACGTAACAGGATTTTTGTGCAGTCCTAACCCGGAGCAATTTGCTGATGCAAtggaaaagtttgttaaaaatccTGATCTTAAAAATAGAATGGGTGAATCTGGACATATAAGAGTTAAGAGCAAGTTCTCCACTGAAGCATTTTCAGACCAAATTTATGCTCACGTTTGCAAATTAATTCATTAA